A stretch of the Tardiphaga sp. 709 genome encodes the following:
- the hpxZ gene encoding oxalurate catabolism protein HpxZ, giving the protein MDIDLPDVIAEVGAAFARYEKALTTNDTAVLGELFRNDPRTLRYGMGENLYGYDEIQAFRGARSPVGLMRRTARTVISSYGRDTAVASTLFYRDTAPGKVGRQMQTWIRFPEGWRIVAASVSLIDEPQGAKG; this is encoded by the coding sequence ATGGACATTGATCTGCCGGACGTCATCGCCGAAGTGGGCGCCGCTTTCGCACGCTATGAGAAAGCGTTGACGACCAATGACACGGCGGTGCTCGGCGAGTTGTTTCGCAACGATCCCCGAACGCTGCGCTACGGCATGGGTGAAAACCTTTACGGTTATGACGAGATCCAGGCCTTTCGCGGTGCACGCTCGCCGGTCGGATTGATGCGCCGCACTGCGCGCACGGTGATTTCCTCCTATGGCCGCGACACTGCGGTGGCCTCGACGCTATTTTATCGCGACACGGCTCCGGGTAAGGTTGGTCGACAGATGCAGACGTGGATCCGCTTTCCGGAAGGCTGGCGAATCGTGGCGGCGTCTGTCAGCCTGATCGACGAACCGCAGGGCGCCAAGGGATGA
- a CDS encoding AtzE family amidohydrolase has protein sequence MQLDPVIMAHIFQTNGDWRPASDIAQAVAAKKISALAVTEAALARIAQHNPVLNAFTDVTADRARATAKALDAAIAAGQSVGPLAGVPFAVKNLFDVTGLPTRAGSKINHDRPASTRDATLVERMEAAGAVLVGTLNMGEYAYDFTGENIHDGPSRNPHDVTRMTGGSSGGSGGAVGGSLVPIALGSDTNGSIRVPSSFCGIFGLKPTYGRLSRARSFPFVASFDHLGPFARSVEDLALSYDAMQGPDAEDAACSTRAIESVTALLGQDIGSLRIAAAGGYFRKNLFPEAQAAVARVTKALDVTRDIELPEVARARSAAYVISTVEGASLHLDRLRTRPNDFDPAVRDRLLAGAMVPAPLVDRAQKFRRWYRAKVLELFGDVEVIIAPATPCIAPKLGQATFVLDGVELPVRANIGIHTQPISFIGLPVVAVPVPLDPMPVGVQIIAAPWREDIALRVAYALERAGVVAAPRAKGF, from the coding sequence ATGCAGCTTGACCCCGTCATCATGGCCCATATTTTTCAAACCAATGGCGATTGGCGCCCGGCGTCGGACATTGCGCAGGCGGTTGCCGCGAAGAAAATCTCGGCGCTCGCCGTCACCGAAGCGGCGCTCGCGCGGATCGCGCAGCACAATCCGGTCCTGAACGCATTCACCGATGTCACTGCCGATCGCGCGCGCGCCACGGCGAAGGCGCTGGATGCCGCGATTGCCGCCGGTCAAAGCGTCGGCCCGCTTGCAGGCGTGCCGTTTGCGGTGAAGAATCTGTTCGATGTCACCGGCCTGCCGACCCGCGCCGGTTCCAAGATCAATCACGATCGTCCGGCTTCAACCCGCGATGCGACGCTGGTCGAACGCATGGAAGCCGCGGGCGCCGTCTTGGTCGGCACGCTCAATATGGGCGAATACGCCTATGATTTTACGGGCGAGAATATTCATGACGGGCCGTCGCGGAATCCGCATGACGTGACCCGGATGACCGGCGGCTCATCGGGCGGTTCCGGCGGCGCAGTCGGCGGCAGTCTCGTGCCGATTGCCTTGGGGTCGGACACCAACGGATCGATCCGCGTGCCGTCGTCGTTTTGCGGTATCTTCGGCTTGAAGCCGACCTATGGCCGGCTGTCGCGGGCGCGCTCGTTTCCGTTTGTCGCGAGCTTCGATCATCTCGGCCCATTCGCACGATCGGTCGAGGACCTCGCGCTGTCCTACGACGCCATGCAGGGACCGGATGCCGAGGATGCCGCGTGTTCAACCCGCGCCATCGAGTCTGTGACGGCGCTGCTCGGACAGGATATCGGCTCTCTCCGCATCGCTGCGGCCGGCGGATACTTCCGCAAGAACCTGTTTCCGGAGGCCCAGGCGGCGGTTGCGCGTGTCACGAAGGCGCTCGACGTCACACGCGATATTGAGCTGCCCGAGGTCGCCCGCGCGCGGTCGGCGGCCTATGTCATCTCGACGGTTGAAGGCGCCTCGCTGCATCTGGATCGCTTGCGCACGCGGCCCAATGACTTCGACCCGGCGGTGCGAGACCGCTTGCTCGCCGGCGCCATGGTGCCGGCGCCGCTGGTTGATCGCGCGCAGAAATTCCGTCGCTGGTACCGCGCCAAGGTGCTCGAACTGTTTGGGGATGTCGAAGTGATCATCGCGCCGGCGACGCCTTGCATCGCGCCGAAACTGGGGCAGGCGACTTTCGTGCTCGACGGCGTCGAACTGCCCGTGCGCGCCAATATCGGCATCCACACCCAGCCGATCTCCTTTATCGGCCTGCCCGTCGTCGCCGTGCCGGTGCCGCTCGATCCGATGCCGGTCGGTGTGCAGATCATTGCGGCGCCGTGGCGGGAAGACATCGCGCTGCGGGTCGCTTATGCTTTGGAGCGGGCCGGCGTGGTTGCTGCGCCCCGCGCAAAAGGGTTCTGA
- a CDS encoding DUF4089 domain-containing protein, whose protein sequence is MAEPLDDYIHAVAGALGLPIEDAWKPSVRANLAVTLKMAKMVDEFPLPDETEPASIYAA, encoded by the coding sequence GTGGCCGAACCGCTTGATGACTATATCCACGCCGTCGCCGGGGCGTTGGGACTGCCGATTGAAGACGCGTGGAAGCCATCCGTCCGTGCCAATCTCGCGGTGACGCTGAAAATGGCTAAAATGGTGGACGAATTTCCGCTCCCCGACGAAACCGAGCCGGCGAGCATCTATGCAGCTTGA
- a CDS encoding ABC transporter ATP-binding protein, which produces MTAQPLLDVSDLTVEFATRRGIVKAVQHVNISVAKGETLGIVGESGSGKSVTSYAVMRILDRAGKIAEGSVMFSGVDIKGATENQMRDLRGREISMIFQNPRAALNPIRKVGDQIEDVLRQHAQAGSADRAEKAIEALEQVKIARPRERYHAYPFELSGGMCQRVVIALALACNPQLLIADEPTTGLDVTTQKAVMDLVVELTKSRGMSTILITHDLGLAAAYCDRVVVMEKGRVVETALSADIFANPKHAYTKKLMQATPRLGVSLRDLLPAEERAAMPVQPTIADSAGAPAEAKPLLVVDNLVKEYARQGATASLAKLFSRKPPTEPDKFRAVDGISFTVGHGESVGLVGESGCGKSTTSMMVMRLIDKTSGRISFDGDEIGEIAPNSFARLPLRKSIQMVFQDPTDSLNPRFTAARAIADPIMQLGDIKGGDALRAKCEDLARQVGLPLELLDRFPHQMSGGQKARVGIARAIALQPKLIILDEPTAALDVSVQAVVLNLLQDLKQSMGMSYLFVSHDLNVVRLLCDRVIVMRTGRIVEQGLTEAVLDAPQDAYTKELLSAIPHPPLPVH; this is translated from the coding sequence ATGACAGCTCAACCGCTTCTCGACGTCAGCGACCTCACTGTCGAATTCGCCACGCGGCGCGGCATCGTCAAGGCCGTGCAACACGTCAATATTTCCGTGGCCAAGGGCGAAACACTCGGCATCGTCGGCGAGTCCGGCTCGGGCAAGTCGGTGACGTCCTATGCGGTGATGCGCATTCTCGACCGCGCCGGCAAGATCGCAGAAGGCTCGGTGATGTTCTCTGGTGTCGACATCAAGGGTGCAACCGAGAACCAGATGCGCGACCTGCGTGGCCGCGAAATCTCGATGATCTTCCAGAACCCGCGGGCGGCGCTCAACCCAATTCGCAAGGTCGGCGATCAGATCGAGGACGTGTTGCGCCAGCATGCGCAGGCCGGTAGCGCCGATCGTGCCGAGAAAGCCATCGAGGCGCTCGAGCAAGTCAAGATCGCACGCCCGCGCGAGCGTTATCACGCCTATCCGTTCGAACTCTCCGGCGGCATGTGCCAGCGCGTGGTGATCGCACTGGCGCTGGCGTGTAATCCGCAGCTCCTGATAGCTGACGAGCCGACCACCGGCCTCGATGTCACGACCCAGAAAGCCGTGATGGATCTGGTCGTCGAGCTCACCAAGAGCCGCGGCATGTCGACCATCCTGATCACTCATGATCTCGGCCTTGCCGCTGCCTATTGCGACCGTGTCGTGGTGATGGAAAAGGGCAGGGTGGTCGAGACGGCGCTGTCGGCCGATATCTTCGCCAATCCGAAGCACGCCTATACGAAGAAGCTGATGCAGGCGACGCCGCGGCTCGGTGTCTCGCTGCGTGATCTCCTGCCGGCCGAAGAACGCGCTGCAATGCCGGTGCAGCCGACGATTGCCGATAGCGCCGGCGCGCCCGCCGAGGCAAAGCCGCTGCTGGTGGTCGACAATCTGGTCAAGGAGTATGCCCGCCAGGGTGCGACAGCCTCTCTGGCAAAACTGTTCTCGCGCAAGCCACCGACCGAGCCGGACAAGTTTCGTGCTGTCGATGGTATCAGCTTTACGGTTGGTCACGGCGAGAGCGTCGGCCTTGTCGGCGAATCCGGCTGCGGCAAGTCCACCACGTCGATGATGGTGATGCGGCTGATCGACAAGACCTCGGGCCGTATCTCGTTCGATGGCGACGAGATCGGCGAGATCGCGCCGAACTCCTTTGCGCGGTTGCCGCTGCGCAAGAGCATCCAGATGGTATTTCAGGATCCCACCGACAGCCTGAATCCCCGTTTCACGGCGGCGCGCGCCATTGCCGATCCGATCATGCAGCTTGGCGACATCAAGGGCGGCGATGCATTACGTGCAAAATGCGAGGACCTCGCGCGGCAGGTTGGCTTGCCGCTCGAATTGCTCGATCGCTTTCCGCACCAGATGTCCGGCGGCCAGAAGGCGCGCGTCGGCATCGCGCGGGCCATCGCGCTGCAGCCGAAGCTGATCATCCTGGATGAGCCGACCGCTGCGCTCGACGTCTCCGTTCAGGCGGTGGTGCTGAACCTGTTGCAGGACCTGAAGCAGTCGATGGGGATGAGCTATTTGTTCGTGTCGCACGATTTGAATGTGGTGCGTTTGCTGTGCGATCGTGTCATCGTGATGCGCACCGGGCGGATCGTCGAGCAGGGCCTGACCGAGGCCGTGCTCGATGCGCCGCAAGACGCCTATACGAAGGAGCTGCTGTCGGCGATCCCGCATCCGCCGCTGCCGGTTCACTGA
- a CDS encoding ABC transporter permease encodes MNAVTPVDSEAVPAPKPAPAKRTSGFTATLQHTRYILGENRVTAFAFGLLMLIVFAALFGPYIVPYDPLASDTAQALKAPSAAHWFGTDQLGRDIFSRVIVATRLDFFIAIASVALVFAMGGLAGIASGYFGGWTDRIVGRIADTIMAFPLFVLAMGIVAALGNTVQNIIIATAIVNFPLYARVARAEANVRREAGFVQAARLSGNSEMRILLVHILPNIMPIMIVQMSLTMGYAILNAAGLSFIGLGVRPPTAEWGIMVAEGASFMVSGEWWIALFPGLALMIAVFCFNLLGDGLRDIVDPQRRT; translated from the coding sequence ATGAACGCTGTCACGCCTGTCGATTCCGAAGCCGTTCCCGCGCCGAAGCCTGCGCCCGCAAAACGCACTTCCGGCTTTACCGCGACGCTGCAGCACACGCGTTACATTCTCGGCGAGAACCGCGTGACGGCGTTTGCGTTCGGCCTGCTAATGCTGATCGTGTTCGCAGCGCTGTTCGGCCCCTACATCGTGCCTTACGATCCGCTCGCCAGCGACACGGCCCAGGCGCTGAAGGCGCCGTCTGCGGCGCACTGGTTCGGCACTGATCAGCTCGGGCGTGACATTTTCAGCCGCGTCATCGTGGCGACCCGGCTCGACTTCTTCATCGCGATTGCCTCGGTGGCGCTCGTCTTCGCCATGGGCGGCCTCGCCGGTATCGCGTCGGGCTATTTCGGTGGCTGGACTGATCGCATCGTTGGCCGCATCGCCGATACGATCATGGCGTTTCCACTGTTCGTGCTGGCCATGGGTATCGTCGCAGCACTCGGTAACACCGTGCAGAACATCATCATTGCCACGGCCATTGTAAACTTCCCGCTCTATGCGCGCGTCGCGCGGGCCGAGGCGAACGTCCGCCGCGAAGCGGGCTTCGTGCAGGCGGCCCGACTGTCGGGCAATAGCGAGATGCGCATCCTGCTGGTGCATATCCTGCCGAACATCATGCCGATCATGATCGTGCAGATGTCGCTGACCATGGGTTACGCGATCCTCAATGCCGCTGGCCTCTCCTTCATCGGTCTCGGTGTCCGTCCGCCGACCGCGGAATGGGGCATCATGGTCGCCGAAGGGGCGTCCTTCATGGTGTCCGGCGAATGGTGGATCGCATTGTTCCCCGGTCTGGCGCTGATGATCGCGGTGTTCTGCTTCAATCTGTTGGGCGACGGTTTGCGCGACATCGTCGATCCGCAGCGACGCACCTGA
- a CDS encoding ABC transporter permease, producing MLSLIGKRLMFAIPSLIGVVIVTFLLTRALPGDPAAYFAGPSADKQAIEEIRKKLGLDKPLIEQFFRYTADLAKGDFGNSLTTGQPVATELRNRLPASAELTLLGLLVSIMIAIPLGILAATRPGSWIDHLCRVTTTAGVSLPVFFTGLVLVYVFYFRLGWSPAPLGRLDVFASTPPNVTGFYLIDSLIARDWEAFRSAFNQLILPTATLAIFSLAPIARMTRASMLAILSSDFVRTARASGLSPRAVIVTYAFRNAMLPVITTLSMTFSFLLGANVLVEKVFAWPGIGSYAVEALISSDFAPVQGFVLTMAVMYVLINLIIDILYGVIDPRVRLEG from the coding sequence ATGCTCAGCCTGATCGGCAAACGACTGATGTTCGCGATCCCGAGCTTGATCGGGGTCGTGATCGTCACATTCCTGCTGACGCGCGCGCTGCCCGGCGATCCCGCGGCCTATTTCGCGGGACCGTCGGCGGACAAGCAGGCGATCGAGGAAATCCGCAAGAAGCTCGGTCTCGACAAGCCGCTGATCGAGCAGTTCTTCCGCTATACGGCGGATCTGGCCAAGGGTGATTTCGGCAACTCGCTGACGACAGGCCAGCCGGTGGCGACGGAGCTTCGCAACCGCCTGCCGGCATCGGCCGAGCTGACGCTGCTTGGTCTGCTCGTTTCGATCATGATCGCCATTCCACTCGGCATTCTCGCCGCCACCCGGCCGGGCTCATGGATCGATCATCTCTGCCGGGTGACGACGACGGCCGGCGTGTCGCTGCCGGTGTTCTTCACTGGTCTGGTGCTGGTCTATGTCTTCTATTTCAGGCTCGGCTGGTCGCCGGCGCCGCTTGGGCGACTGGATGTGTTCGCATCGACGCCGCCCAATGTGACCGGCTTCTATCTGATCGACAGTCTCATCGCGCGTGACTGGGAAGCCTTCAGGTCTGCCTTCAACCAATTGATCCTGCCGACGGCGACGCTGGCGATATTTTCACTCGCGCCGATCGCGCGCATGACGCGCGCGTCGATGCTGGCGATCCTGTCGTCCGATTTCGTGCGTACGGCTCGCGCCAGCGGCCTGTCGCCACGCGCCGTGATCGTGACCTACGCGTTCCGTAACGCCATGCTGCCGGTCATCACCACGCTGTCGATGACGTTCTCGTTCCTGCTCGGTGCGAATGTGCTGGTCGAGAAGGTTTTTGCCTGGCCGGGCATCGGCTCCTACGCGGTCGAAGCCCTGATCTCGTCGGATTTCGCGCCGGTGCAGGGCTTCGTTCTGACCATGGCCGTCATGTATGTGCTGATCAATCTGATCATCGACATTCTCTACGGCGTGATCGATCCACGCGTGCGGTTGGAAGGGTGA
- a CDS encoding ABC transporter substrate-binding protein, which yields MKRRDFLKTATGAAAGAMVSGPAIFSPAKADARSETLLIVSESGPNNLDIHGVGTNVPGYEVSWNCYDRLIGHEMKAGPGGVPYYDRDKFKPELAEDMTIGDMSATFKLRKNAKFHDGTPVTAKDVKWSLDRSVSVGGFPTFQMSAGSLKKPEQFVIVDDHTVRVDFATKDRLTIPDLAVIVPCVINSELVKKNATEKDPWGLEYTKMQTAGGGAYKVTKWTAGTEVILERNDDWVSGPTPKIKRVIWRMVPQAGNRRALLERGDADMSYELPYKDFQEIKANGKLDVVSLPFSNGIQYIGMNVTKPPFDNPKVRQAVAYALPYQKIVDAVLFGLANPMYGASADKPTEVAWPQPHKYNTDMAKAKALLAEAGYPNGFETTISFDLGFAVVNEPLCVLVQESLGQIGIKTTINKIPGANWRTELNKKEMPLYTNVFSGWLDYPEYFFYWCYHGDNSVFNTMSYKSPEMDKFINGARTAAATGDKAAYDADVKGFVDLAFTDVPRIPLYQPYVNVAMQKNISGYQYWFHRRLDYRALVKA from the coding sequence ATGAAGCGTCGTGATTTTCTGAAAACCGCCACAGGCGCCGCCGCCGGCGCGATGGTCTCCGGTCCGGCGATCTTCTCGCCCGCTAAGGCAGATGCCCGGTCCGAAACCCTGCTGATCGTCTCCGAAAGCGGCCCCAACAATCTCGACATTCATGGCGTCGGCACCAATGTGCCCGGCTACGAGGTGTCCTGGAATTGCTACGACCGCCTGATCGGTCACGAGATGAAGGCAGGCCCTGGCGGCGTGCCCTATTACGACCGCGACAAGTTCAAGCCCGAACTCGCCGAGGACATGACCATCGGCGACATGTCGGCGACCTTCAAGCTGCGCAAGAACGCCAAGTTTCACGACGGCACGCCGGTGACGGCGAAGGATGTGAAGTGGTCGCTCGATCGCTCGGTCAGCGTCGGCGGTTTCCCGACCTTCCAGATGAGCGCCGGATCGCTGAAGAAGCCCGAGCAGTTCGTGATCGTCGACGATCACACCGTACGCGTCGATTTCGCCACTAAGGATCGCCTGACGATTCCGGATCTCGCTGTCATCGTGCCCTGCGTGATCAATTCCGAACTGGTGAAGAAGAACGCCACCGAGAAGGATCCGTGGGGTCTCGAATATACCAAGATGCAGACTGCCGGTGGCGGCGCCTACAAGGTGACCAAGTGGACCGCGGGCACGGAAGTCATCCTCGAGCGCAATGATGATTGGGTCTCCGGCCCGACACCGAAGATCAAGCGCGTGATCTGGCGCATGGTGCCGCAGGCCGGCAACCGGCGTGCGCTGCTCGAGCGCGGCGATGCCGACATGTCCTATGAGCTGCCCTACAAGGACTTCCAGGAGATCAAGGCCAACGGCAAGCTCGATGTCGTGTCGCTGCCGTTCAGCAACGGCATTCAGTATATCGGCATGAATGTCACCAAGCCGCCCTTCGACAATCCGAAGGTGCGTCAGGCCGTGGCCTATGCGCTGCCTTATCAGAAGATCGTCGATGCCGTGCTGTTCGGTCTCGCCAATCCGATGTACGGCGCATCAGCCGACAAGCCAACGGAAGTGGCCTGGCCGCAGCCGCATAAATACAATACCGACATGGCCAAGGCGAAGGCGCTGCTGGCCGAGGCCGGCTATCCCAACGGCTTCGAGACTACGATCTCATTCGATCTCGGCTTTGCCGTCGTCAACGAGCCGCTCTGTGTGCTGGTGCAGGAAAGCCTCGGCCAGATCGGCATCAAGACGACCATCAACAAGATCCCCGGCGCCAATTGGCGCACCGAGCTGAACAAGAAAGAGATGCCGCTCTACACCAACGTGTTCTCTGGCTGGCTCGATTACCCCGAATACTTCTTCTACTGGTGCTATCACGGCGACAATTCGGTGTTCAACACCATGAGCTACAAATCGCCCGAGATGGACAAGTTCATCAACGGCGCGCGCACCGCCGCCGCAACCGGCGACAAGGCGGCCTATGATGCCGACGTGAAGGGCTTCGTCGATCTCGCTTTCACTGATGTGCCGCGGATCCCGCTGTATCAGCCCTATGTCAACGTGGCGATGCAGAAGAACATTTCCGGCTACCAGTACTGGTTCCACCGTCGGCTCGACTATCGCGCGCTCGTGAAGGCGTGA
- a CDS encoding TonB-dependent receptor produces the protein MSLRLWASITGAACLSSVWVGDAKAQEGQTLSEIVVSAERQKEADAFQSTTLLTGDALQRTTSASIADLLATQPGVAASTFAPGASRPNIRGLDDYRVRIQENGIGSQDASDFSQDHQVPVDPLSADKIEVIRGPATLRYGNQAIGGVVNASNNRIPESLVPDNFSARIKGGGSSVDSSIDGAASIDASGSNVAIHVDAFGRSAGDYRIPGGGVQANTRLRSEGQSVGGSYIFDGGYIGTAIQHITSLYHIPGIAESASRTRIDLEQTKVTSKGEWRAPTDGIAAIRYTFGVSDYKHGELGIGSNGVDGLQNTITNKEIEGRFELDHASVATPLGALTGSWGVQASNRKLATAGLLGGLLAPTNTDTAAGFVFEQLQLSDTLKFQAAGRIEHLSVSGMAPIFPSNFLPPPDTFSETAATRDFASKSFSFGLLKSLPWDMVANLSVQRAQRAPAAPELYSRGSDGASGTFVIGNPDLKIETAESVEVGLKRSSGQLRFEASLYYTRYLDFIFKQVTGNFCTDTFASCGATGPLLQVAYGQRDANFRGAELMAQLDVTPLSDGMLGIDTQFDVVRATFADGSNVPRIAPMRVGGGVWWRSAEWYARLGVLHAFTQNDIALNETSTAGYNLLKAEVSYTHTFAKVDGGLRDITFGVTGDNLLDEQVRNHISFKKAEVLQPGRGVRLFTSMRF, from the coding sequence GTGAGTTTAAGGTTGTGGGCATCGATCACGGGGGCAGCATGCCTCTCGTCAGTCTGGGTTGGAGACGCGAAGGCCCAGGAAGGGCAAACGCTTTCGGAAATCGTGGTCAGCGCCGAGCGGCAGAAGGAAGCTGACGCCTTCCAGTCTACCACCCTGCTGACCGGTGACGCCCTCCAGCGCACCACCTCCGCCTCCATCGCCGACTTGCTGGCAACCCAGCCGGGCGTTGCCGCATCGACCTTTGCGCCAGGCGCGAGCAGACCGAATATCCGCGGCCTCGATGACTATCGCGTTCGCATTCAGGAGAACGGCATTGGCAGCCAGGACGCGTCGGATTTCAGCCAGGACCACCAGGTCCCGGTCGATCCGCTGTCCGCCGACAAGATCGAGGTGATCCGCGGGCCGGCAACGCTGCGCTATGGCAATCAGGCCATCGGCGGCGTCGTCAATGCCAGCAACAATCGCATTCCGGAGAGTCTCGTGCCGGACAATTTCAGCGCGCGCATCAAGGGCGGCGGCTCTTCGGTGGATAGTAGCATCGACGGCGCGGCCAGCATCGATGCGTCAGGCAGTAATGTCGCTATTCACGTCGATGCCTTCGGCCGCAGCGCCGGCGATTACAGAATTCCCGGCGGCGGCGTGCAGGCCAATACGAGACTGCGCTCGGAGGGCCAGTCGGTCGGCGGCTCCTATATCTTCGATGGCGGCTATATCGGCACCGCGATCCAGCACATCACCAGCCTGTATCATATCCCCGGCATCGCCGAATCCGCGTCACGGACTCGCATCGATCTCGAACAGACCAAAGTCACCAGCAAGGGCGAGTGGCGCGCGCCAACCGACGGCATCGCCGCGATCCGCTATACGTTCGGCGTCAGCGACTACAAGCATGGCGAGCTCGGCATCGGCAGCAACGGCGTCGATGGCCTGCAGAACACCATCACCAACAAGGAAATCGAAGGCCGCTTCGAACTGGACCACGCTTCGGTCGCAACGCCGCTCGGCGCATTGACCGGAAGCTGGGGCGTGCAGGCCAGCAATCGCAAGCTCGCCACCGCAGGCCTGCTCGGCGGTTTGCTCGCACCGACCAACACGGACACAGCCGCAGGCTTCGTGTTCGAACAGTTGCAGCTCTCGGACACTCTCAAATTTCAGGCAGCAGGCCGCATCGAACATCTTTCCGTGTCCGGCATGGCGCCGATCTTCCCCAGCAATTTCCTGCCGCCGCCCGACACATTCTCCGAGACTGCAGCGACGCGCGATTTCGCCTCGAAGAGCTTCAGCTTCGGGCTGCTGAAATCACTGCCCTGGGATATGGTCGCCAATCTGAGTGTACAGCGTGCACAGCGCGCGCCTGCCGCGCCTGAGCTTTATTCGCGCGGCTCTGACGGCGCATCCGGCACCTTCGTCATCGGCAATCCGGATCTGAAAATCGAAACCGCAGAGTCGGTCGAGGTCGGCCTGAAACGCAGCAGCGGCCAGCTTCGCTTCGAGGCCAGCCTCTATTACACGCGCTATCTTGATTTCATCTTCAAGCAGGTGACCGGAAACTTCTGCACCGACACTTTCGCAAGCTGTGGCGCGACCGGCCCACTGCTGCAAGTGGCCTACGGTCAGCGAGATGCGAACTTCCGCGGCGCCGAGCTGATGGCACAACTCGATGTGACACCGCTCAGCGACGGCATGCTCGGGATCGACACCCAGTTCGACGTGGTCCGCGCGACCTTTGCCGATGGCAGCAATGTTCCGCGCATTGCACCGATGCGCGTGGGCGGCGGCGTCTGGTGGCGCAGCGCCGAATGGTATGCCCGTCTGGGCGTCCTGCATGCATTCACGCAGAATGACATTGCGCTCAATGAAACGTCGACTGCCGGCTACAACTTGCTGAAGGCCGAGGTGAGCTATACCCACACATTCGCGAAGGTCGACGGCGGCCTGCGCGACATCACCTTCGGCGTCACCGGAGACAATCTGCTCGACGAACAGGTCCGCAACCACATCTCCTTCAAGAAGGCGGAAGTGCTGCAGCCCGGACGCGGCGTGCGGCTCTTCACGAGTATGAGATTTTGA
- the exbB gene encoding tonB-system energizer ExbB — protein MTRSWSPITTVLVAVSGTAAVPQYAVAATTEALLPHNLSPWGMFVNADIVVKAVMIGLAIASLVTWTVWLAKTIELNRETRSAKRRLDILESDTTLAQVERDSANARDPVAQLIHSAVRETALSHGLFDDGFKERIALRLERVEQAMSRRISRGIGVVATIGATAPFVGLFGTVWGIMNAFIGISETKTTNLAVVAPGIAEALLATALGLVAAIPAVVIYNQLVRNITTYRALLGDASAQVMLLMSRDHGRRGMPISRAAE, from the coding sequence ATGACAAGATCCTGGTCTCCCATCACAACTGTATTGGTGGCGGTTAGCGGAACTGCGGCGGTTCCACAGTATGCTGTAGCGGCGACAACGGAAGCGTTGCTGCCGCATAACCTGTCCCCATGGGGCATGTTCGTGAACGCCGACATCGTGGTGAAGGCCGTGATGATCGGTCTTGCCATCGCCTCGCTGGTGACCTGGACGGTCTGGCTCGCCAAGACGATCGAACTCAACCGCGAAACACGGTCCGCCAAACGGCGGCTCGATATACTGGAAAGCGATACGACGCTGGCCCAGGTCGAGCGCGACAGCGCCAATGCTCGCGATCCCGTGGCCCAGCTCATTCATTCGGCAGTGCGCGAGACTGCGCTCTCCCATGGACTGTTCGATGACGGCTTCAAGGAGCGCATTGCGCTCCGGCTTGAGCGCGTCGAACAGGCAATGTCGCGCCGGATCTCTCGCGGCATCGGCGTCGTCGCAACGATCGGCGCGACTGCACCTTTCGTCGGCCTGTTCGGAACCGTCTGGGGCATCATGAACGCCTTCATCGGCATTTCGGAAACCAAGACGACCAACCTCGCTGTCGTCGCACCGGGCATCGCAGAAGCGTTGCTCGCGACAGCACTTGGTCTTGTCGCGGCCATCCCTGCGGTGGTGATCTATAACCAGCTTGTTCGCAACATCACGACCTACCGTGCGCTGCTCGGCGATGCGTCCGCACAGGTCATGCTGCTGATGAGCCGCGATCACGGCCGTCGCGGCATGCCGATCTCACGGGCGGCGGAATAG
- the exbD gene encoding TonB system transport protein ExbD has protein sequence MAARLGGRSGGSDDLEVNHEINVTPFIDVMLVLLIIFMVAAPLATVDLGVDLPASAVEPQPRPDKPVFVTVKPDLTIAVGEDIIPRDTLSGTLDAATKNNKDERIFLRADKVVSYGDLMEVMNLLRNAGYLKVALVGLDGRTSAP, from the coding sequence ATGGCTGCAAGATTAGGTGGGCGCTCAGGCGGCAGTGACGACCTCGAAGTCAACCACGAAATCAATGTGACACCCTTCATCGACGTGATGCTGGTTCTGCTGATCATCTTCATGGTGGCAGCGCCGCTGGCGACGGTCGATCTCGGTGTCGACCTGCCGGCAAGTGCCGTAGAACCACAACCGCGTCCCGACAAGCCGGTCTTCGTCACCGTCAAGCCTGATCTGACAATCGCCGTCGGCGAAGACATCATCCCGCGCGATACGCTGAGCGGCACGCTGGATGCAGCGACCAAGAACAACAAGGACGAGCGCATCTTCCTGCGCGCGGACAAGGTCGTGAGCTATGGCGATCTGATGGAAGTGATGAACCTGCTGCGCAACGCAGGCTATCTCAAAGTCGCACTGGTCGGCCTCGACGGACGAACCTCCGCGCCATGA